One region of Rhodohalobacter mucosus genomic DNA includes:
- a CDS encoding thymidylate synthase — translation MKQYHDLVKNVLENGVRKENRTGTDTLSNFAEFYKVDLSKGFPLLTTKKVFFKSVIMELLWYLRGEDHIRWLRDENDVHIWDAWAEEDGYVGPIYPVLWRRFPYLKADDGSVYRKLGEDDSHKAWRYEEFDQVQRAIDMLRKNPNSRRIVVSTWHPGLLDEMGLPPCHIMYIFNVSNGRLNCHLTQRSGDIALGIPFNLACYSALTMAIAQDVGLEPGVFAHTIVDAHIYVNHIDGLKEQLTRDFRPLPKLEINRKPVDELEYDDFKLTGYDPHPSIKFPVAV, via the coding sequence ATGAAGCAATATCATGACCTGGTAAAAAACGTACTGGAAAACGGAGTAAGAAAAGAGAACCGTACAGGCACGGACACTCTATCCAATTTTGCAGAGTTCTACAAAGTGGATCTATCGAAAGGATTTCCTCTCCTTACCACAAAAAAGGTCTTTTTTAAATCGGTTATCATGGAGTTGCTGTGGTACCTGAGGGGAGAAGATCATATCCGGTGGCTGCGTGATGAAAACGACGTTCACATATGGGATGCATGGGCTGAGGAAGATGGATATGTAGGCCCGATCTACCCTGTATTGTGGAGACGTTTTCCCTATCTGAAGGCGGATGACGGCTCGGTATATCGAAAACTGGGTGAGGACGATTCCCATAAAGCGTGGCGATATGAAGAATTTGACCAGGTTCAAAGGGCCATAGATATGCTTCGGAAAAATCCCAACAGCCGCAGAATTGTAGTCTCAACCTGGCATCCGGGTCTGCTGGATGAAATGGGGCTGCCTCCCTGCCATATCATGTACATTTTCAATGTTTCAAACGGCCGTCTGAACTGCCATCTTACGCAGCGATCAGGTGATATAGCATTGGGAATACCCTTTAATCTGGCCTGCTATTCAGCGCTCACGATGGCCATCGCACAGGACGTGGGGCTGGAACCCGGTGTTTTTGCACATACCATCGTTGATGCTCATATCTACGTAAACCACATAGACGGTTTGAAAGAACAGCTGACTCGCGATTTCCGTCCACTGCCCAAACTTGAAATTAACAGAAAACCGGTTGATGAACTGGAATATGACGACTTCAAACTAACCGGATATGATCCTCATCCATCCATAAAATTTCCGGTTGCTGTATGA
- a CDS encoding dihydrofolate reductase, translating to MKLILIAAHDPNLVIGSNGELPWHYSEDLKFFKKQTMGHPIVMGRVVFEELNEKPLPGRENIVLSRSRTYDHVKTFSDIDSALSYLSDRESVFIIGGGEIYRQTLPMADRLIITRIRQEYEGDTTFPEYRDDIGSIWKETWREEHSDFDFIIYDRI from the coding sequence ATGAAACTGATTTTGATTGCAGCCCATGATCCCAATTTGGTTATTGGTTCAAATGGGGAATTGCCATGGCATTACAGTGAAGACCTAAAGTTTTTCAAGAAGCAGACGATGGGGCACCCTATTGTGATGGGGCGTGTTGTATTTGAGGAGCTGAATGAGAAGCCACTACCCGGAAGAGAAAACATCGTTTTGAGCCGCAGCAGGACGTATGATCACGTAAAAACGTTCAGCGATATCGATTCAGCACTCTCTTATCTTTCTGACAGGGAATCGGTTTTTATCATAGGCGGAGGAGAGATATACCGGCAAACCCTTCCGATGGCAGACCGTCTGATAATAACACGTATCAGACAGGAGTATGAAGGGGATACAACTTTTCCAGAGTACAGGGACGATATTGGAAGCATATGGAAAGAAACGTGGAGAGAAGAGCATTCCGATTTTGATTTTATAATTTACGATCGCATATAA
- a CDS encoding response regulator, protein MGNYAEISQFYLLNEIWLYNTTNQVLLITLLMLFSLVAYLFLKSRSRENFVLTSSERYSYLKTITSNSETADLILDTTNVVKFANDKFLELFNLIKHQVDNKPVRQIGIPDDLVKQLLKYKIDNKTFTFNMWGRKFFVKYATVTTDEGQLLGSLIKIHEEKNVILDDEYVSQWMHELNTPLNAIMGYSELLAGEKNLTREQKRQLHTISDHSALLKKRIENLLMDQEISRIYKVDSKRDNGLEKILIVDDVTINRTLLKIILKRNGYDVTEAKNGREAVEKISEEWFDMILMDLSMPVMDGLEATNQIREMKGERATVPIIAVTASSLYNSDKALKEKGFNGLVKKPFKEGELISIIREFEKVSKVSSG, encoded by the coding sequence GTGGGGAATTACGCCGAAATATCTCAGTTCTACCTGTTAAACGAAATCTGGTTGTACAATACGACCAACCAGGTTTTACTCATCACACTGTTGATGCTGTTTTCTCTGGTAGCCTACCTCTTTCTGAAAAGCAGGTCACGGGAGAACTTTGTGCTCACGTCCAGTGAGCGCTACAGCTACCTGAAAACGATAACGTCCAACTCCGAAACGGCAGATCTGATTCTGGATACCACCAATGTCGTTAAATTTGCAAACGACAAGTTCCTCGAGCTTTTTAACCTGATTAAACACCAGGTGGATAATAAACCGGTACGGCAGATCGGCATTCCGGACGATCTGGTGAAACAGCTGCTCAAGTATAAGATTGACAATAAAACGTTCACGTTTAATATGTGGGGGAGAAAGTTCTTTGTGAAGTATGCAACGGTAACGACGGATGAAGGACAGTTGCTGGGCAGCCTCATTAAGATCCACGAAGAGAAGAATGTCATATTGGACGATGAGTATGTAAGTCAGTGGATGCACGAACTTAATACCCCTCTGAATGCGATCATGGGATACAGTGAGCTTTTGGCGGGTGAAAAGAATCTGACCCGTGAACAAAAGCGCCAGCTTCATACGATATCAGATCACTCCGCATTGCTGAAAAAGCGAATCGAAAACCTGCTTATGGACCAGGAGATCAGCCGAATCTATAAGGTTGACAGCAAGCGTGATAATGGACTTGAAAAAATACTTATTGTCGATGATGTAACGATTAACCGTACACTTCTTAAGATTATCCTGAAAAGGAACGGATATGATGTTACTGAGGCCAAGAACGGACGGGAGGCGGTGGAAAAAATATCGGAAGAGTGGTTCGATATGATTCTGATGGACCTGAGTATGCCGGTAATGGACGGTCTCGAAGCAACAAATCAAATTCGTGAAATGAAGGGTGAGCGTGCAACCGTGCCCATTATTGCCGTCACTGCAAGTTCGCTCTACAACAGCGATAAAGCACTGAAGGAGAAGGGATTTAACGGGCTGGTAAAAAAACCTTTTAAGGAGGGCGAGCTTATCTCCATCATCCGGGAGTTTGAAAAAGTATCTAAGGTCAGTTCGGGTTAA
- a CDS encoding HD domain-containing protein: MDKSKQYKIFSDPIHGFITVPKGIILKLIDHAYIQRLRRIRQLGLGYLVFPAAEHSRFSHAIGALELGQRVLKNLREKDTTISEAELNGTLIAILLHDVGHGPLSHTLEHSLIRDFNHEMMSLRIMQELNTEFDGALETAIRIFTDRYPKKFLHQLISSQLDIDRLDYLKRDSFFTGVSEGSVGINRILKTMRVFKGNVVIEKKGIYAIENYILSRRLMYMQVYLHKTVLSADSLLKQIFRRVHFLWKHDKLPPIPSHSLRYFLTERPSARKQITSEMLNHYMRLDDHDVYISIKSWSEAEDAILADLSTRFLNRKLFKTTFTSKKEQKKLLGDFRDRTSRELKRAGLPHDDDSVSFYLDADESFSEAYKYETESIWILDDDDKAIEFSKAADTKHIIALTKPVVKPYLVHMKEII; the protein is encoded by the coding sequence ATGGATAAGAGCAAACAGTATAAAATTTTCAGCGACCCTATTCACGGGTTTATTACCGTTCCAAAGGGAATTATCCTGAAGCTGATAGATCATGCCTATATCCAGCGCCTCAGGCGTATCAGACAGCTTGGACTGGGCTATCTTGTATTTCCTGCCGCCGAACACTCCAGGTTTTCACACGCAATAGGAGCGCTGGAGCTGGGACAGCGGGTTCTGAAAAATTTGAGGGAAAAAGACACCACCATCAGCGAAGCAGAGCTGAACGGCACACTGATTGCCATCCTGCTGCACGATGTTGGCCACGGCCCTCTCTCGCATACACTGGAACACTCCCTGATCCGTGACTTTAACCATGAAATGATGTCTCTGCGAATCATGCAGGAGCTGAATACCGAATTTGACGGTGCCCTTGAAACTGCTATTCGGATTTTTACGGATCGCTATCCAAAAAAATTTCTGCACCAGCTTATCTCCTCCCAGCTTGATATAGACCGCCTCGACTATCTTAAAAGGGATAGTTTCTTTACCGGCGTTTCTGAAGGTTCTGTGGGAATAAACCGGATTCTGAAAACAATGCGGGTATTTAAGGGAAATGTGGTAATCGAAAAGAAGGGAATCTATGCAATTGAAAATTACATCCTGTCCAGAAGACTGATGTACATGCAGGTGTATCTGCACAAAACCGTACTATCAGCCGACTCCCTTCTGAAACAGATCTTTCGCCGTGTCCACTTTCTGTGGAAACACGATAAGCTTCCCCCTATTCCCTCACATTCGCTTCGATATTTCCTGACCGAGAGGCCTTCTGCCAGAAAACAGATTACATCCGAAATGCTGAATCATTATATGCGCCTGGACGATCATGATGTGTACATCAGTATCAAATCATGGTCTGAAGCGGAAGACGCTATTCTTGCAGACCTTTCAACCCGTTTCCTTAACAGAAAATTGTTCAAGACCACATTTACCAGCAAAAAAGAGCAAAAAAAGCTGCTTGGTGATTTCAGGGACCGTACATCCCGGGAGCTCAAGCGGGCCGGTTTGCCACACGACGATGACTCTGTATCTTTTTACCTGGATGCTGATGAGAGTTTCAGCGAGGCGTATAAATATGAAACGGAAAGTATCTGGATTCTGGATGATGACGACAAGGCCATCGAATTTTCAAAGGCGGCAGACACGAAACATATCATTGCACTGACCAAACCGGTGGTAAAACCGTACCTGGTTCACATGAAAGAGATTATATAG
- a CDS encoding acyl-CoA thioesterase produces MYRPEYDPDIFFHWKTLSVRFRDLDPLNHVNNSVFNTYFEEARIDFIHHVPEMKASMNEGKSFILAHLEMDYVSPVYSGERVIVGSSMKELGNSSVKGIQALYTESTKKLNAVCETTGVWFDLQRNRPARLPEISNPGQYLFKMNKNG; encoded by the coding sequence ATGTACAGACCTGAATACGATCCTGACATTTTTTTTCACTGGAAAACTTTGAGTGTTAGATTCAGAGACCTCGATCCGCTGAATCATGTCAACAATTCGGTATTCAATACTTATTTTGAAGAAGCCCGGATTGATTTCATCCATCATGTTCCGGAGATGAAAGCTTCCATGAATGAAGGAAAATCATTTATTCTCGCACATTTGGAAATGGATTATGTGAGTCCCGTTTACAGCGGTGAAAGAGTGATTGTGGGTTCTTCCATGAAAGAGCTGGGGAACAGTAGTGTTAAAGGGATACAGGCACTCTACACGGAAAGCACGAAAAAGCTGAATGCGGTTTGCGAAACGACGGGCGTATGGTTTGATCTTCAGCGAAACAGGCCGGCCCGGCTTCCTGAAATTTCCAATCCCGGTCAATATCTGTTTAAAATGAATAAGAATGGATAA
- a CDS encoding M20/M25/M40 family metallo-hydrolase encodes MIFDTKAFDFLEKLLITPSPTGYESQGQKVWKSYLENYSDRVESDAYGSAIARLDINADVITVMLEAHADEIGMVVQHISDDGFITLNKLGGSDSTIARAKRVHIHNRNGIVSGVVGNTAIHLQDKKNGGGTEPSWKDIFVDIGVSSKEEALSLVQVGDPVTYVDQVELLNDEIITARALDNRIGGFVIAQVMRNLKKKRKDLSVNVIALNSVQEEVGGFGARMMSYRHMPDLALVTDVTHATDSPGINQKEHGAVKMGSGPSIQHGGANHPQVVRLIEKVSEEKKIDIQHEATSVRTGTDTDSIFYQRTGIPSALISLPLRYMHSPVETASLNDVKQLINLMTHTVLALEPDHSFTAL; translated from the coding sequence ATGATATTTGATACAAAAGCATTCGATTTTCTTGAAAAACTGCTCATTACACCAAGTCCTACAGGGTATGAATCACAAGGGCAAAAGGTCTGGAAATCCTATTTGGAGAATTATTCTGACAGGGTAGAAAGCGATGCCTATGGATCGGCCATTGCACGCCTTGATATAAATGCAGACGTCATAACTGTTATGCTCGAAGCGCATGCGGACGAAATTGGCATGGTTGTGCAGCACATCAGTGACGACGGATTTATCACGCTGAATAAGCTGGGAGGCAGCGATTCGACTATTGCACGCGCCAAACGTGTTCACATTCATAACAGGAACGGAATAGTATCAGGTGTTGTGGGCAATACGGCCATTCATCTGCAGGACAAAAAAAACGGCGGCGGTACGGAGCCTTCATGGAAAGATATTTTTGTTGATATAGGAGTATCAAGCAAAGAAGAAGCTCTCAGCCTGGTCCAGGTGGGCGACCCCGTAACCTACGTTGATCAGGTTGAGCTGCTGAATGATGAAATCATAACGGCAAGGGCCCTGGATAACCGCATTGGCGGATTTGTAATTGCACAGGTGATGAGGAATTTAAAGAAGAAGCGAAAAGACCTGAGCGTGAACGTGATAGCACTGAATTCGGTACAGGAAGAAGTAGGCGGGTTTGGTGCCAGAATGATGAGTTATCGCCATATGCCCGACCTGGCGCTCGTAACGGATGTGACTCATGCAACCGATTCCCCGGGCATCAATCAAAAAGAGCATGGTGCCGTTAAGATGGGGTCCGGCCCCTCAATTCAGCATGGCGGAGCAAACCATCCGCAGGTGGTACGGTTAATTGAAAAAGTGTCTGAAGAGAAAAAAATTGATATCCAGCACGAAGCTACCAGCGTGCGCACAGGAACGGATACGGACAGTATTTTCTACCAGCGTACCGGCATACCCAGCGCACTCATTTCACTTCCGCTGCGATATATGCATTCACCGGTTGAAACCGCATCCCTGAACGATGTAAAACAGCTTATCAACCTGATGACTCACACCGTACTTGCTTTGGAGCCTGATCATAGCTTTACGGCGCTGTAG
- the galE gene encoding UDP-glucose 4-epimerase GalE — MKRILVTGGTGFIGSHTTLELLEAGFDVVVMDNLHNSKTESLNRVRQITGKEVVFHKLDLLDTEGLSSLFKQYTFDGVIHFAGLKAVGESVEDPLLYYKNNISGTVNLCEAMSEAGIKNLVFSSSATVYGDPETSPIPETAPVTAVNPYGRTKLTIEYILKDLYRSDPEWNIALLRYFNPVGAHESGLIGEDPNGIPNNLMPFVTQVAVGKLDKLNIFGDDYPTHDGTGVRDYIHVTDLSVGHLKALEKLEENPGVVTYNLGTGNGSSVLDVVKAFEKATGISIPYKIAPRRPGDAAICYADPARAESELNWKTERDLVTMCRDAWNWQSKNPEGF, encoded by the coding sequence ATGAAACGAATTCTAGTTACCGGCGGAACAGGATTTATCGGAAGCCATACGACACTTGAACTACTTGAAGCCGGTTTTGACGTGGTTGTTATGGACAATCTCCACAACAGCAAAACAGAGTCGTTAAACCGGGTCCGGCAGATCACCGGAAAGGAAGTGGTCTTTCATAAACTGGACCTTCTGGACACTGAAGGGCTTTCATCGCTATTTAAGCAGTATACGTTTGACGGAGTAATACATTTTGCAGGACTGAAAGCGGTAGGTGAATCCGTGGAGGATCCGCTTCTTTATTATAAAAATAATATATCAGGAACTGTAAACCTATGCGAAGCAATGAGTGAAGCCGGGATAAAGAATCTTGTCTTCAGTTCTTCTGCAACCGTTTACGGTGATCCGGAAACCAGCCCGATACCCGAAACCGCGCCGGTTACCGCTGTGAATCCATACGGGCGCACCAAACTTACCATAGAGTACATACTGAAGGATCTGTACCGCTCAGACCCGGAATGGAATATTGCACTGCTTCGATACTTTAATCCGGTAGGAGCGCACGAAAGCGGATTGATCGGCGAAGATCCGAACGGAATTCCGAATAATCTGATGCCTTTTGTGACGCAGGTGGCAGTAGGCAAACTGGATAAACTGAACATATTCGGGGATGACTACCCCACGCACGACGGAACCGGTGTCCGCGACTACATACATGTAACAGATCTTTCAGTGGGTCACCTGAAAGCACTTGAAAAACTGGAAGAGAATCCCGGTGTTGTGACCTACAACCTGGGGACGGGCAACGGGTCAAGTGTTCTTGACGTGGTAAAAGCATTTGAAAAAGCGACCGGTATATCCATCCCCTATAAAATCGCACCGCGACGGCCCGGTGATGCGGCCATATGTTATGCCGACCCCGCCAGGGCAGAATCGGAACTAAACTGGAAAACCGAACGCGATCTCGTTACAATGTGCCGCGACGCATGGAACTGGCAGTCAAAAAATCCGGAAGGGTTTTAG
- a CDS encoding taurine dioxygenase translates to MSNQNPLVDIELISEMLYQDEKYIKEFAGASMQSFSEFREQFRKYVLARDMEELRRAGHKIKPAALMLNLNVIIDIYEESKTLIEEDAPDAKLHGVADRMDAYCNQILDEFSNIV, encoded by the coding sequence ATGAGTAATCAGAACCCACTTGTGGATATTGAGCTGATCAGCGAAATGCTGTATCAGGATGAAAAGTATATCAAAGAGTTTGCGGGAGCCTCCATGCAGTCTTTTTCAGAGTTCAGGGAGCAGTTCAGAAAGTACGTTCTTGCGCGTGATATGGAAGAACTTCGTCGGGCCGGACATAAAATTAAGCCTGCTGCACTTATGCTGAACCTGAACGTGATTATTGATATCTATGAAGAGTCTAAAACACTCATCGAAGAGGACGCTCCGGATGCAAAACTTCACGGAGTTGCAGACCGAATGGATGCTTATTGCAACCAGATACTGGATGAATTCAGCAACATTGTCTGA
- a CDS encoding acyl-CoA thioesterase, with amino-acid sequence MPDIYPGMRFFSRKLIKPEDLNAHGTLFGGSVLAWIDEEAAIYVICQLGKSNIATKFMSEIDFVSSAKLGDIIEIGMETVHFGTTSITVKCEVRHKFTKQSIIRIDKIVFVHLDENGRPTPHGVSEPANE; translated from the coding sequence ATGCCTGATATTTATCCCGGAATGAGGTTTTTCAGCCGCAAACTGATCAAGCCTGAGGACCTGAATGCACACGGCACCCTCTTTGGGGGCAGTGTTCTGGCCTGGATTGATGAAGAAGCGGCCATTTATGTGATATGTCAGCTGGGGAAAAGCAACATTGCAACCAAGTTCATGTCGGAGATCGACTTTGTGAGCTCTGCGAAACTGGGTGATATCATAGAAATTGGCATGGAAACGGTACATTTCGGAACAACATCCATCACCGTTAAGTGTGAAGTGCGTCACAAATTTACCAAACAGTCAATAATCAGGATTGATAAAATTGTATTCGTACATCTTGATGAAAACGGGCGTCCCACACCCCACGGTGTATCTGAGCCTGCCAATGAATAG
- a CDS encoding ParA family protein, with protein sequence MRKIAFTNQKGGVGKTTTTVNTGAGLANLGYRVLLVDMDPQANLTYSVKLNSNRIDKNVYHLLKGDVAVTDIIMKHKQFDILPSSIELSGAEMELVNIPAREMLLKDALQEVSGKYDFVLIDCPPNLGVLTLNAFTAADELVIVLQSEYLALHGLSKLMDVIQVVQRRLNKNLKVEGILCTLYDNRKNLNREVVGHIRDYFGAKVFNTVIRDNVALAEAPSHHKTIFEYDGESNGAIDYQMFAKEIRNGH encoded by the coding sequence ATGAGGAAAATAGCTTTTACAAATCAAAAGGGCGGGGTTGGGAAAACAACTACGACGGTAAATACGGGTGCCGGTCTCGCTAATTTAGGGTACAGGGTTTTACTGGTTGATATGGATCCGCAGGCTAACCTGACCTACTCGGTTAAACTCAATTCAAACCGTATTGACAAGAATGTATACCATCTACTAAAAGGTGATGTAGCTGTTACAGACATCATCATGAAGCATAAACAGTTTGATATCCTTCCGTCATCCATCGAGCTTTCCGGAGCCGAAATGGAGCTTGTAAATATTCCCGCCAGGGAGATGCTGCTCAAGGATGCACTGCAGGAGGTAAGCGGAAAGTACGATTTTGTCCTTATTGACTGTCCGCCAAACCTTGGTGTATTAACCCTGAATGCATTTACGGCTGCTGATGAACTGGTAATCGTACTTCAGTCGGAATACCTTGCACTTCACGGATTGTCGAAACTGATGGATGTCATTCAGGTGGTTCAGCGACGCCTCAACAAGAATTTGAAAGTTGAAGGTATTCTTTGTACGCTGTACGACAATCGAAAAAACCTGAACAGGGAAGTGGTTGGACACATTCGCGATTACTTCGGTGCAAAGGTCTTTAACACGGTAATCAGGGATAATGTGGCGCTTGCCGAAGCCCCAAGTCATCATAAAACGATATTTGAATATGATGGTGAAAGCAACGGAGCCATCGACTATCAAATGTTTGCCAAGGAGATCAGAAACGGCCATTAG